A portion of the Caenorhabditis elegans chromosome III genome contains these proteins:
- the C13B9.2 gene encoding glycerate kinase type-2 family protein (Confirmed by transcript evidence), producing MATRKAVRTAFEKCLLAVEPRSIVRNAISLNPSLLKIADYNYSLSNSTKIVVIAFGKASILMAKGARDQLKSSLLQKTIVIAPEQQKGIENELENDTEILYGARDNLPDEKSVFATRKVISEIRDFDSESTIFLFLISGGGSALLTSPSAPLDLAEKLETIRIMQAHGATIQELNTIRQNLSDVKGGKLLREIKKGCSIALIISDVIGNPVELIASGPTVIPAHQQDKFIISNILESLKINKLELPVNVKNVLENHEKEQLPENTSRFQNFIISSNNFALRAAAEYLTSSGYNSTIVTSSLSGNAAEIGKKFAEIITEKSITSSHLLKNSNLTIENYPIALLFGGETTVHLSENPGKGGRNQEMVLSCLDALKTRVPAHNFTFLSAGTDGQDGPTDAAGAIISNEDLPLNSLLNSSEFLQNSDSYNFWRQFKGGANHILTGPSGTNVMDIQILLLDQL from the exons ATGGCTACTCGAAAAGCAGTTAGAACAGCTTTTGAGAAATGCCTGTTGGCTGTGGAGCCCCGTTCAATTGTCAGAAAT GCAATCTCCTTGAATCCGTCcttattgaaaattgctgattacAACTATTCATTGTCTAATTCCACTAAAATCGTCGTAATTGCATTCGGAAAAGCATCGATTCTAATGGCAAAAGGAGCAAGAGACCAGCTCAAGTCATCACTTTTACAGAAAACAATTGTAATTGCACCGGAACAACAaaaaggaattgaaaatgaattagaAAATGACACTGAAATATTATACGGAGCAAGAGATAATCTTCCTGATGAGAAATCAGTTTTTGCGACCCGAAAAgtcatttctgaaattcgagATTTCGACTCTGAATCcacgatttttctttttctaatttccggTGGAGGTTCAGCTTTATTGACTTCACCCAGTGCTCCATTggatttggctgaaaaattggaaactatAAGAATTATGCAAGCACATGGGGCTACAATTCAAGAGCTGAATACCATTAGGCAGAATCTCTCAGATGTGAAAGGTGGCAAACTTTTGAGAGAGATTAAG AAAGGATGCTCCATTGCGCTCATCATATCTGACGTCATCGGGAATCCTGTGGAGCTCATTGCCAGTggacctacagtaatccctgCCCATCAACAAGACAAGTTCATCATTTCCAACATTttagaaagtttaaaaattaataaactgGAACTTCCggtaaatgtgaaaaatgtattgGAGAATCATGAAAAAG aacaactcCCTGAAAATACTTCACGTTTCCAAAACTTCATAATTTCAAGCAACAACTTTGCTCTTCGAGCGGCTGCTGAATATTTAACTTCTTCTGGTTATAATTCAAcaattgtgacgtcatcattgTCTGGAAATGCTGCtgaaatcggaaaaaagtttgctgaaattattactgaaaaatcaataacttcgagtcatcttttaaaaaactcgaatttaaCTATCGAAAATTATCCAATTGCTCTACTTTTTGGTGGTGAGACAACTGTtcatttgtctgaaaatccaGGAAAAGGAGGTCGCAATCAGGAAATGGTACTGAGCTGTCTGGATGCTTTGAAGACGCGAGTTCCAGCTcataatttcacttttttgagtgCTGGAACTGATGGACAAGATGGACCTACGGATGCTGCCGGAGCAATCATAAGCAATGAAGATTTGCCTTTAAATTCTCTTCTCAACAGTTcggaatttttgcaaaattcggaTTCCTATAATTTTTGGAGACAATTCAAAGGAGGAGCGAATCATATTTTAACTGGACCAAGTGGAACTAATGTGATGGATATTCAGATTTTGCTTCTAGATCAGCTCTaa
- the copd-1 gene encoding putative coatomer subunit delta (Confirmed by transcript evidence), whose translation MVLIAACILSKTGKLLVARQFVNDMMRSRLEGLVDAFPKLIGNEKEAATRQHTFVETDSVRYVYHPLDNIYLVLVTTKNSNILEDLETLRLFVRVIPEYCRSNEEKEILAHDFDLIFAFDEVVTLGYRESVNLAQIRTFTEMDSHEERVFMQIKEAQEKAAKQAMAEKAKELKRAQKEALSRGLKPSYQSSTGISSSSTPNAAAVSEPAAPRPSAPKGPIGGGKALKLGGKTNNEDDFLDTLRQQGQSIAPVQKASLSGGVSSLAAPISTAPRVKREVVHVRTEEKINTRVSRDGGLESGEVQATVTLSIGSPEFIPISIKMNNGSAAGTQLQVHPNLDKKEWQSSSTLKIKPNGKPYPVNSDVGILKWKMALSEEEQLPISFNCWPQESSDGVQVNIEYTLQREDITLNNVRIIVPLPTATAPSVGECDGEYEYHKTKNVIVWSLAVIDSSNSSGTLEFSVPNGHCDHFFPVSVGFTSENLFVPITVQKVVKNDGSPVTYSVETTFNSENFEIV comes from the exons ATGGTGTTGATCGCCGCTTGCATCCTCTCGAAGACGGGAAAATTGCTTGTTGCCCGGCAGTTCGTAAATGACATGATGAGATCTCGTTTGGAAGGGCTCGTTGATGCTTTCCCGAAGCTTATTGGGAATGAGAAGGAAGCTG ctACTCGTCAACATACATTTGTCGAGACAGACAGCGTCCGCTACGTTTATCACCCTCTGGACAACATTTACCTTGTGTTGGTGACAACGAAAAACTCGAACATTCTCGAGGACTTGGAAACTTTACGCCTTTTCGTACGAGTCATTCCAGAGTATTGCCGCTCAAATGAGGAGAAAGAGATTCTTGCTCACGATTTTGATCTGATTTTTGCATTCGATGAGGTCGTCACTCTCGGATACCGCGAGAGCGTCAATCTTGCTCAAATCAGAACTTTCACAGAGATGGATTCTCATGAGGAAAGAGTTTTTATGCAGATCAAGGAAGCTCAAGAGAAAGCTGCCAAGCAGGCAATGGCTGAAAAGGCCAAGGAACTCAAGAGAGCTCAGAAGGAGGCTTTGAGCAGAGGGCTCAAGCCAAGTTATCAATCAAGCACAGGAATCTCTTCATCATCCACTCCAAATGCAGCTGCAGTTTCTGAGCCAGCGGCTCCACGACCATCGGCACCGAAGGGACCAATTGGAGGTGGAAAGGCACTGAAGTTGGGAGGAAAAACGAATAATGAAGATGATTTCTTGGATACATTGAGACAACAAGGTCAAAGCATTGCACCAGTACAGAAAGCTAGTCTTTCAG gagGAGTTTCCTCTCTCGCCGCACCGATCTCCACAGCTCCACGTGTCAAGAGAGAAGTCGTTCACGTTAGAACTGAAGAGAAAATTAATACCCGTGTCAGTCGTGATGGAGGGCTCGAATCAGGAGAAGTACAAGCCACTGTTACCCTCTCTATTGGATCTCCCGAatttattccaatttcaattaaaatgaataatgGATCTGCAGCTGGAACTCAACTTCAAGTTCATCCAAATCTCGATAAGAAGGAATGGCAATCTTCGTCGACACTGAAAATTAAGCCGAACGGAAAACCATATCCAGTTAACTCAGATGTGGGAATTCTCAAATGGAAAATGGCACTTTCCGAAGAAGAGCAGTTGCCAATTTCTT tcaattgCTGGCCTCAAGAATCATCTGATGGAGTCCAAGTCAATATTGAGTACACATTGCAAAGAGAGGACATCACTTTGAACAATGTTCGCATCATTGTGCCACTTCC aactgcGACAGCTCCATCCGTTGGTGAGTGTGATGGAGAATATGAGTACCACAAGACGAAGAACGTGATTGTTTGGTCCTTAGCTGTGATTGACAGCTCGAACTCTTCGGGAACCCTTGAATTCTCAGTTCCAAATGGCCATTGTGATCATTTCTTCCCTGTCTCCGTTGGATTCACTTCTGAAAACTTGTTTGTGCCGATTACTGtacaaaaagttgtgaaaaatgatGGATCGCCGGTAACTTATTCAGTGGAGACTACTTTCAactcggaaaatttcgaaattgtgTAA